CATCTCAATTCCCAACTATAGAGCAGTCAAATCCTTCATGTTCTAGGAAAGCTGATCACAAATCAAACAACTCATTTTTCCTAGCTGAGCAAAACACGCAGCCATACAAACACTTACTTCCAAGAAAAGTTAAGCCAAGCTATTCACTAAACATGCACAGGTCCTCGAATCCCATGTATTCATGGCGCTCGATCTTTCCGATCATGTTGGATATTCCGACCCCGCCTGCCAAGACCAGCAAAACAGCAACAGAAAAGCGAGCATCGAATCAATGTCTCGATCTCTCATAACTACAGTGAGAGAGGACGAAAGAATGAACTGCGGAGTACTGGATTGATGCTCACCTAGCAAGATGGCACTGACAAATATTGTGAAGGACAGGATGAAGATGATTATCGACGCCCTTCCGGTTACGGTTATCAGCTTCCTCACGATGTGTTGCCCAACAAAGGCGGCGGCCGTTGCCACAAGAATGAAGTACAAGGCTGCGAGATAGCATCAGATAGTATCTGAATTAGGATCAATGATACCACCACCCACTGTCATATCCAAGTTGAGTTGATGAGTAGGTTGAGCTTTCCGGGGTTTGCCTCAACAGTTTCTGAATATGGTTCGCGGTTAGATGGGGTACTAGAAGCATGAACATACCATAGGGAACCGGAAAACTTTTCAGCAGATAGTACTCGACCATGGACATGGACGAGGAGAAGGTCATCCCGAATGTGGCAGTGGTGCTCGCGACCTACACAACCATGCAAAGATTGGCTAGCAATCTTCAGTTGTTATGTTTCTCCTTCCGTGTTGAAATTTGAACGCGCACGGCTAGTAAAAACTGTTCCGATGATGATCGTCTAAACAGGGTTTCTTCATCGGATTTGTTATACTGATAAAACCAATCGAATGCTTTTCTCTACTTTCTGTCTGATGTTCCGAAAAACTCTTCAAGTCGTCGAAAGAACTTGAAGGAAGTTCACGAAGTTCTTTAACGATCTTGGAGGTTTCGAAAGTTTTACCTCAGGAGGGATGCCAAGCTCCAGAAACAGAGGACCCATGACAAATCCTCCACCGATTCCTAGTAGTCCGCCAATTATTCCGGCCAAAATGGCACAGGCGCAATACAATAAAAGCTCGCGCGCTTGCCATTTCTTGCCCTTTTCTCCCTTTGATGCGATCACTCTCCATCCTTTGTACAAGCTGATCGCCTCGTAAGCATACACGCCAATCGAAACCGGCATCTGCAAGTTCATGGATTTTCAGTCTAAACCAGATCGAAAATGTCGACTCCAAATTAGCACCCAATTTGGAGTACAAAAGAGTGGGCATTTTGCCATTATTAACTTTCTGCTTTTTCATTACAAACACTATGATTCATACTCGACCAAACTTTGCAGCAAATGGTTGCAAATTGTATTCCACAAACTCTTCATTTCGTCATCACATTTACATCACGAACTGTTATTgcagtaagtttttttttatttaagtgcGTCAAACATATCTGTTTAGTGATCCGAGGGTCAGAGTAATCGATAAAAATACTATAATTCACAGTATAAAGTACCACTGTTTATTATTTTGCTAGAAGTGCGACACCGCCGTGATTGAGGGCTGAAGGAAGTTCTTGTTTATGTGAAAACAGAAATGACCAATTGTACCTGTAAAGAGTTCAGAACCCAGTATGCTGTTGAACGGGTTGCTGTTTGGTTCTGTCAAATTAGAATAGAGATTTCAGCACCTGCCCCCACCATACTAAAGAACAAACAGGTCTTCTGTGAAGTTCATATACTTGCCACGAGAAGATATGATGAACATAAGATTTACTTACCATGGAAATTTGCAGGATGAGATACACCACCCAAACGAAAGTGAGAAGTGCAACCTCCTTCCAGTGAACGTTCTCGAGTAGCGAGACCTACCAAAGTCACCGGAACACAAGGAAGATCGAAGTTCGAGTAATTAACGTATTACACGTACTGATTTCAAACAGCCAAGGTTTGCAAAACCTGTGTCTTCTTGGTGTTGAGTCTAGAGCTGCTGCTCACCGCATGGGGAATAAGCTTTTGTTCCAGTTGGGCATCGGTATCATCGTCGGCTgaatcaaattaaaaggaaaactcAAGAGATGATCGGCAACAATCATTATCTTAAGGAGTCAGGCATAATAAAAGGGAACGTATTAGTGAACTCACCCCTCGACTCCAAATGTTTAGCTGCCTCCTAGAAAATGAGCATAAAGTTTGAAAATAGTGTAGCCATGGTTAATATGTACACCTTATGAAGCAATTCACTGCAAAATCTCCTAATAATTTTGGTTTCAGGAAAGACTTTAATGCCGTTCGAAGCTTTCTATAATTCGAGTTTGCACGAGGATCTACCTTTTTCAAAACGGTTTCCCTCCTCCAGGTTTCTAAGTCTTTGAAGAATGCTTTGGTTGAGGTGCCTGAGGACAAATCCAGGGCGTCGTTTGGATCGAACATGGAAGAACAGATCGAACATAAAGAACGCTACGTTATGTGAATGATTACCCAGCGATAAGAGAATGATCAAGATAGTAACCATCCAGTCGGCGAATATGAGGTTGAATACGATGCCTATGCTAATGCCAAGCATAAGCATTGGCTGGATGAGCAACACTAGATCGTAGTCGATTATGGGAATATCAAGAGTAGGATGCCTCAGCTTGAGGTTGTACCCGACTGTTGAGATCGCCGCACCCATGATCATGCCTGACAGTTACAACAATAACAAATAGAAGTTTAAGTTCACATTAACATCGCTCGTGTATCAATCAAAGACCAATCCAAAGCCAAGTTCAAGTGAAGGAAGTAAACCGTTAAGATGAAAATGCTAAGTCTAGAGCCCATCAAATTGTTTGGAGTTCGAATTTTTCGACTTGATGTGAAGACAGACACGGACTTggaattcaatttttgtttccttcaccATTTTTTGGCCCAAGGTCTGCTTTGGAGGCGTCTGTCAGCTGATACAAACACTATGGCCACTAGGACTTGGAACACTACCATCGACACAAACCAAAAAGATTCGAACTGGATGCGAAAATCAGGCATCGCAATTTCTTTATCCGCTGAAGGGTCCAAACGCCGATGGCGAGGCAGAGAACAAGATCGCCAGAAAGCAAAGGGGGACCGCTGGAGAAACTGTGACCGGGCAAGAGCGATGTATTGGCGAAAAGGCAGGCTGACATATCATCGGGAGATGCTCCTATAAATGTGGAAACGGGAAGAGGAATCATTTTTTTCCCAGAAGGGAGTGACCCACTCTCACATTCTAATGTCATAACAAGGGACTGTGGTGGGATTCCAAGTTTCAACCACATGTTTCACGGTATATCCTTAGGAGCCACAGGGCTTTCATTGGAGCAGTGACTGGAACTGAACCACCCAAAAGCGATCGATCGTTTCATTCATGTGCATGCGGACAGACGCGTGGTACAAGCTTTTTTTGTTGGTGGGGAGCGATTCAGAAAGGGGGAAAAGCTAAAGCAAACCCCCCAAAAAGTGAACCAGGAGTCACGCTTGACTAAGAGATGATGCCCGTGAATTCACCCTCTAGATTCTGAAGAGTAAGCATTAAGTTGCTGCCTATTAGTCATGAGTAGGGAAGCAAGACCGTCATGCACAGACTAAGTGAAAATCAAGATGCAGGGCAAAATGGCAGGAGCCTCGCAAGGCTGTTGGATTCTATTTTAACTTGGTGTTCATCGATTCGACTTCCGAACAAGGACGTATTTGGCTACATGTCGGATTTTGCTTTGGCGCGTTCTCGGTTTTGTAGCTGATTTTGTGTTACTACTGTTTTGCTGCATTGAGCATTCTGTTTTCTTTCCACTCATTGAAGGCTAGATGCAGCTCCAGAGACCTGTTAAGGCTCATTGCTTCCTCCCTTTTTTGCTTAATAACTTAAGAATAGTTTTTCAACTAATTATTATGTGAAAGGAACGGCCGGCGAATAGGGAAAGGGTCTTCTATGCTTTGatcaaattcaaataaagtGAGTGGCTCGCCAGAATAGCACAATCAAACAACTTTCACAAATTTCAGGCCAAGCAAGAATCCTCATTTTTTCGGTACGAAACGTATAATCGGGAGAACAGAAAAATGAATCCAAGCTGCTTTCTTTTTCGATATAACCAAACTCGAAATTGAAAGCATTTCCGGAGATCAAACGCAACCTTCACATGCATTAGTCAATTCAAGTTGTTCTTTTCATTGACTCTCTGATTCATAGAGAATTTGCTTACAACAAATGACAAAAGTGGTATGAATCAAATCGATGCATCACAAACAAAGTTCAAGTAGATTAAGTTAAACGACTCAAATGTCACCATCTGCAAAGGTCAGAATTCGCACCAAGCAAAAGGCACATTTAAGTTCCGCGCAGAATGCTCTACGCCCAGTGCACAGACCAGGGATGAGAAAATGCTGGCAAAATGAATCAGACACTACGAGTCATACTTGCAAAGGTTATCGAATCCCATGTATT
This genomic interval from Rhodamnia argentea isolate NSW1041297 chromosome 4, ASM2092103v1, whole genome shotgun sequence contains the following:
- the LOC115753994 gene encoding sulfite exporter TauE/SafE family protein 3-like isoform X1; translated protein: MAMLGGAQWRGRRSVPMILANLMFVLLLASAERGLKLKHEPAGVDETGETLSDFLSRAVNFLWQSDGAGYQHVWPDMELGWQIVVGSIVGFLGAAFGSVGGVGGGGIFVPMLTLIIGFDPKSATAMSKCMIMGAAISTVGYNLKLRHPTLDIPIIDYDLVLLIQPMLMLGISIGIVFNLIFADWMVTILIILLSLGTSTKAFFKDLETWRRETVLKKEAAKHLESRADDDTDAQLEQKLIPHAVSSSSRLNTKKTQVSLLENVHWKEVALLTFVWVVYLILQISMNQTATRSTAYWVLNSLQMPVSIGVYAYEAISLYKGWRVIASKGEKGKKWQARELLLYCACAILAGIIGGLLGIGGGFVMGPLFLELGIPPEVASTTATFGMTFSSSMSMVEYYLLKSFPVPYALYFILVATAAAFVGQHIVRKLITVTGRASIIIFILSFTIFVSAILLGGVGISNMIGKIERHEYMGFEDLCMFSE